Proteins from a single region of Fodinibius sp. Rm-B-1B1-1:
- a CDS encoding AAA family ATPase: MIPENITKEHINNALAEIDKKGVPQGRHSTTYDLLCDGKTYPPKLVLSIANKYANGEELDPSEFKGGEGTPAFKKLKELGYDIIPKKDEVAEPDTDYNSIQKELIERYKKLIQADNNEKELYKWQLVKEFQQKWDIDAENFAEMAQGIEFGNLLDYRSKTLIHFVEDYPEEARSLFKMLYDETIPVKKRIDDFGEQAEELVREHYPDKGSFQDERTIATYLTFRYPDKYTFYKYSFYSDYTDLLGIDRPSAGERYIHYLELIEKFIDEFISKDKELIELSRKTLTDDCYEDDNLNLLAQDILFRTLEGEKESESDFKEVLDQMEYEQASKYFNGLQKVVKELKVEPSDQRVVFSVRTDSPRLNLTIGQRYCLSFYADKEKPWRFIHPNSRVNSKTGEKFNGPPEAYFHWTKSYTELQEEFDSITAASLKELERTQSSSFKKYNNDFFEKAVFDDQYKREVFKDVFDMEADRLPKVKSYLKKFSEVADQHFTERAFVERRYEYFQDFFKKENLKQAEWSDFQEMGEKVHGLATNALALKRAFGDPNHDIKRYRKAFLYLAYGDDPLSDRINAMLDNDSEYHLKYLAESFYGELVGYLFPEKYVFYNRRDKEATSFLELDISRERGESFGDFFIRYNNQLSPLIELYKEIVGRRTETTIPLELDQFFSWLYENHVSKEESDVSKEVAEEDRNYWWLNANPDIWRFSEKEVGQEQWYTSRNDNGNKRRIYQHFQEVEPGDLIIGYESTPVKRVKAVLEVTEALHTDDDDKEKFTFRLKEFTPNQPGWDALQSIPELESCSVLNNNQGSLFKLTEDEFLTIRDLAFNGVQQHSPYTMEDALNEVFMQEEELQNILDLLEYKKNIILQGPPGTGKTFLAKRLAWLMSGFKDRNRIEVVQFHQSYSYEDFIRGYRPTEDHFELKDGIFMQMCKRAKSDPENRPYFLVIDEINRGNLSKIFGELMMLIENDKRGKDFTVKLPYRKGEDDPNFYIPKNLHLIGTMNTADRSLAMVDYALRRRFVFIDMMPNFGDKFQNHLKERGVEEHLIDTIVERLRELNNKIADKQELGPGPGYQIGHSYFCGTKNGDEDWYKNIIEYEIIPLLNEYWFDKPTKVEEIEEQLLTI, from the coding sequence ATGATTCCTGAAAATATTACGAAGGAGCACATTAACAATGCGTTGGCAGAAATAGATAAAAAGGGAGTGCCACAAGGTCGCCATTCAACAACATACGACCTTCTTTGTGATGGTAAGACCTATCCTCCCAAATTAGTCCTCTCCATAGCTAATAAATATGCTAATGGAGAAGAGCTGGACCCAAGTGAATTTAAAGGTGGTGAAGGGACTCCCGCTTTTAAAAAGCTCAAAGAATTAGGATATGACATTATTCCTAAGAAAGATGAAGTAGCTGAACCGGACACCGATTACAATTCAATTCAGAAAGAGTTAATTGAACGTTATAAGAAATTAATTCAAGCGGATAACAACGAAAAAGAGCTATATAAGTGGCAGCTTGTAAAAGAATTTCAACAAAAATGGGATATTGATGCTGAAAACTTTGCTGAAATGGCTCAAGGTATTGAGTTCGGTAATCTATTGGACTATAGGAGCAAGACTCTTATTCACTTTGTAGAGGATTATCCGGAGGAGGCTCGCTCGTTATTTAAGATGCTGTATGACGAGACAATTCCTGTGAAAAAACGAATTGATGATTTTGGTGAGCAAGCAGAAGAATTAGTTAGAGAGCATTATCCTGATAAAGGATCATTTCAAGATGAGCGTACTATAGCTACCTATCTTACTTTTAGGTATCCAGATAAATACACCTTCTATAAGTATTCTTTTTACTCAGATTATACTGATTTATTAGGGATTGATAGACCTTCAGCCGGTGAACGATATATTCATTATTTAGAGCTTATAGAAAAATTTATTGATGAGTTTATCTCTAAGGATAAAGAGCTGATAGAATTATCTCGAAAAACGTTGACAGATGACTGTTACGAAGATGATAATCTAAACCTACTGGCTCAGGATATTTTATTCAGAACCTTAGAAGGTGAAAAAGAGTCCGAAAGTGATTTTAAAGAGGTTTTGGACCAAATGGAATATGAGCAAGCCTCAAAATATTTCAATGGCCTCCAAAAAGTTGTCAAAGAGTTAAAGGTAGAACCTTCCGATCAGCGAGTAGTCTTTAGCGTTCGCACGGACAGCCCAAGATTAAATCTAACTATCGGGCAGCGCTATTGTTTAAGTTTCTATGCTGATAAGGAAAAACCATGGAGATTTATTCATCCAAATAGCAGAGTAAACTCAAAAACCGGTGAAAAATTTAATGGACCACCAGAGGCATATTTCCATTGGACTAAGAGCTATACCGAATTGCAGGAAGAATTTGATAGTATCACAGCTGCTTCTCTAAAAGAATTAGAACGTACTCAAAGTTCCAGTTTTAAAAAGTACAATAACGATTTCTTTGAGAAAGCTGTATTTGATGATCAATATAAAAGAGAAGTATTTAAAGACGTTTTTGATATGGAAGCAGATAGATTACCAAAGGTTAAGAGCTATCTTAAAAAGTTTTCAGAAGTAGCTGACCAACATTTTACAGAAAGAGCCTTTGTAGAACGAAGGTATGAGTACTTTCAGGATTTCTTTAAAAAAGAAAACTTGAAGCAAGCTGAGTGGAGTGATTTTCAAGAGATGGGGGAAAAAGTCCATGGCCTTGCTACTAACGCTTTAGCCTTGAAAAGAGCTTTTGGCGATCCCAATCATGACATCAAACGCTATCGCAAGGCGTTTTTATATCTGGCCTATGGCGATGATCCGTTATCAGATCGAATCAATGCAATGCTGGATAATGACAGCGAATATCATCTAAAATATTTGGCTGAATCCTTTTACGGTGAATTAGTTGGGTATTTATTCCCTGAAAAATACGTGTTTTATAATCGCCGAGATAAAGAAGCTACCTCCTTTTTGGAATTGGATATATCCCGTGAACGTGGAGAATCGTTTGGTGATTTCTTTATTCGATATAACAATCAGCTAAGTCCACTTATAGAACTTTATAAAGAGATCGTTGGTAGGAGAACCGAAACAACCATACCGTTGGAATTAGATCAGTTTTTTAGTTGGCTGTACGAAAATCACGTATCCAAAGAAGAATCGGATGTCAGTAAAGAGGTAGCTGAAGAAGATCGCAATTACTGGTGGCTAAATGCGAATCCGGATATTTGGCGTTTTTCTGAGAAAGAAGTGGGACAAGAGCAATGGTATACATCCCGCAATGACAATGGAAACAAACGACGTATATACCAACATTTTCAAGAAGTAGAGCCTGGTGACTTGATAATTGGATATGAATCTACTCCGGTAAAGCGCGTTAAAGCCGTACTGGAAGTTACAGAAGCTCTGCATACTGATGATGACGACAAAGAAAAATTTACATTTAGGTTAAAAGAGTTTACACCGAATCAACCGGGTTGGGATGCCTTACAATCGATTCCTGAATTGGAAAGCTGCTCTGTCCTGAATAATAACCAAGGCAGCCTATTTAAGCTTACAGAAGATGAATTCTTGACGATACGAGATCTGGCATTTAACGGGGTCCAACAACATTCCCCCTATACCATGGAGGACGCACTGAATGAAGTGTTCATGCAGGAAGAAGAGCTCCAAAATATTCTCGATCTGTTAGAGTATAAGAAGAATATCATACTACAAGGTCCTCCAGGTACTGGAAAAACATTTTTAGCTAAGCGTTTAGCCTGGCTAATGTCTGGTTTTAAAGATCGAAACCGTATAGAAGTCGTACAATTTCACCAGTCCTACTCGTACGAAGACTTTATCAGAGGCTATCGTCCCACAGAAGATCACTTTGAGCTGAAGGACGGCATTTTTATGCAGATGTGTAAGCGAGCAAAGTCAGACCCAGAAAATAGACCGTATTTCTTGGTCATTGATGAAATAAACCGTGGAAATTTAAGTAAGATTTTTGGTGAGCTCATGATGCTCATCGAAAATGATAAGCGTGGTAAAGATTTTACCGTTAAGTTGCCCTATAGGAAAGGTGAAGATGATCCCAACTTTTATATCCCGAAGAATCTACATCTCATTGGCACAATGAATACGGCTGATCGATCGCTGGCTATGGTTGATTATGCTCTTCGCCGACGGTTTGTCTTTATTGATATGATGCCCAACTTCGGGGATAAGTTCCAGAACCACCTTAAAGAGCGAGGTGTTGAAGAGCATTTAATTGATACCATTGTAGAGCGTCTCCGTGAACTGAACAATAAAATAGCTGATAAACAAGAGCTGGGGCCTGGACCTGGTTACCAGATTGGACACAGTTATTTTTGTGGTACCAAGAACGGTGACGAAGATTGGTATAAAAATATCATCGAATACGAAATTATACCGCTTCTTAATGAATATTGGTTTGATAAACCTACCAAAGTAGAAGAAATTGAAGAGCAACTGCTTACGATATGA
- a CDS encoding 5-methylcytosine restriction system specificity protein McrC has translation MKQVPVQNIYYLLSYAWDKLDEAELTKAGIDDFEEVANLLGKVLANGCSYLFKRGLYRNYRQKEEEIPGIRGKLLIDESLSSLSFQNKKAWCQYDELSRNVLPNRILKSTVLRLLQMPEIENGLHRELKEIYYRFSDVEEIRLQGHHFTQVQIHRNNAFYGFLIQICQLIFESSALDESGQRYQFRDFTRDHQKLARLFEAFVFNFYQREQNRYKVKSPSFPWPFKSEIEEHNELMPSMFTDIVLEDDERIIIIDTKFYSKTMARREDIDSISFKSPNMYQIFAYMQHIPNPENKKVEGMLLYPDVGDSIHATYTWNDQALTFKTVDLNNEWENIEAELFELIDLIKHISA, from the coding sequence ATGAAGCAGGTACCGGTCCAAAATATCTATTACCTATTAAGCTACGCTTGGGATAAGCTGGATGAAGCCGAGCTAACCAAGGCTGGGATTGACGATTTTGAGGAGGTGGCCAACCTTTTGGGTAAAGTATTAGCCAACGGCTGTAGCTATCTATTCAAGCGGGGACTGTATCGAAATTACCGGCAGAAAGAAGAGGAAATCCCGGGTATTCGAGGGAAGCTGTTAATCGATGAATCATTAAGTAGTCTTTCTTTTCAGAATAAAAAAGCTTGGTGCCAGTATGATGAACTAAGCCGCAACGTGTTACCCAATCGCATTCTTAAATCTACGGTATTGCGGCTCTTACAAATGCCTGAAATCGAGAATGGTTTGCATCGAGAGTTAAAGGAGATCTATTACCGATTTTCCGATGTTGAAGAGATTCGCCTACAAGGTCACCATTTTACACAAGTTCAAATACATCGGAACAATGCCTTTTACGGATTTTTGATACAGATCTGCCAGCTAATATTTGAATCTTCAGCACTGGATGAATCTGGGCAGCGATATCAATTCAGGGACTTTACCCGAGATCATCAAAAATTGGCTCGTCTCTTTGAAGCGTTTGTCTTTAACTTTTATCAGAGAGAACAAAATCGATACAAAGTAAAAAGTCCCAGCTTTCCTTGGCCCTTTAAATCTGAGATAGAGGAGCACAACGAATTAATGCCCTCTATGTTTACCGATATCGTATTAGAAGACGATGAGCGTATCATTATTATTGATACCAAGTTTTATTCCAAAACAATGGCCCGTCGTGAAGATATAGACTCCATCTCATTTAAGTCGCCCAATATGTATCAGATCTTTGCCTATATGCAGCATATTCCCAATCCTGAAAATAAAAAGGTAGAAGGCATGTTGCTTTATCCGGATGTGGGAGATTCCATTCATGCTACTTATACGTGGAATGATCAAGCATTGACGTTTAAGACAGTAGATTTGAATAACGAATGGGAAAACATTGAGGCTGAACTTTTCGAACTAATAGATTTAATTAAACATATTTCAGCATAA